The Bacteriovorax sp. PP10 nucleotide sequence GGAGGTTTGCAAGTTCGTGAAGCATTCACTGTAAAGAAGAAATCAGGATTTTTAAATCGTAAGACAAAAGAGATCACTGTGAGTCCAAGGTCATATAAGGCCAGCTTAAAAATGGCGAGCGATAAGAACTTCACACTAAAGCTTGATGGTGGAGATTTAGATAATGTCAGCATTCCACTTAAAGCAGAGAAAGATTTAGATGTTCCTTATAATGGAAGATTTAATATCTCTCACGAAAAAATAGATCAGCCGTTTGATATCAGCGGGACGATTGCTACATCATGGGAAAACTCTGGTTACAACGAAGCTCTAGAGTCTTGTTCATGGACTTCTACAGAAAAGAGATGTGACAAGGTTTGTGAACCAGCGACTGGGCGTTGTGAAGTTCAGTGTCGTGATGTAACGACGACATTTAATGGGAAGAAGAGAGTTGAATACCATTACTCGTATACAAGAAGAGATTTGAATCTTGAGATTATGAGAGCGAACTCTACTGGGATCGTGGCTACTTTCGTGGGTTCAGATACTGAATCGACTAGAGTCGTAGATCGTGAAAGTGCTTGTTGGTGACAGGCAAAAAATGCAGCCGCAGCTGCATTTTTACTCGGCCTGAAGATAAGAAAAACTAGGCCACTTTAAATGAGTTGCCTGTCAGTTAGAGATTCGTTTGTTACATAACCTTTAACAGGGCCCACTTAGTGGGCCTTATTTTTTGCCTATAAATCGGAGTTTCTATGAAAAAGATGTCGCTATTATTTGGAATATTGATGCTTCTGTCTTCATGTAAAGAAATCGAAGGGGAGCTGAAAGTTGAGCAAGCTTTCAATGTGAACAAAAAATACGGACTTCTTAATCGCAAAACTCGCGAAGTAAAAATCGGGCAAGAGACATATAAAGCAGAATTAGAATTTTCCAGCAAAAAGAAATTGAACTTAAATCTTGAAGGTGGATCCCTTGGTAAACTTTCAATCTTAATTAAAGCAGAGGATGATTTTGAAATCCCTTCATATGATGGAGAGTTCAGTATCCCTCATAATGAAATCAATCAGCCTTTCGATATTAGAGGTGAAGTAGAGTCGAGTGCCACGCAATCAGATGTCCAACACTCAACGAAGTCATGCACGTGGGAAGTTGTAGAGCGCCATTGTGATGAGTTTGGATGTAGAGACGTAAAGGTTACTATTCAAGGGCAACAAGAATACGATTACCAGACAACGTATTCAACGAAGAAGGTTCGACTGAAAATATTAAAAGTAGGGACAGATGAAGTGCTGGCGAATTTTTCAGGAAGTACGTCTGATCAGGAAACAAGAAGAGATAACACAAGTCCATGTAGATAAAAAAAGGCCCGCTTAGAGCGGGCCTTTTTTATTTTAGCCTAATGATTTTTTTAAGTTTTCATCTAGAGCATCTAAGAATTGCTCAGTCGTTAGGTATTTGTCTGCAGTAACTTTGTCACCGTAGATACAAACAGCTAAGTCCTTAGTCATTTTTCCAGATTCAACTGTAGACACACAAACTTTCTCTAGAGTTTCAGAGAAGTGAGCTAGTTCAGTGTTTCCATCAAGTTTAGCTCTATGGCCTAATCCTCTCGTCCAAGCAAAGATTGAAGCGATTGGGTTAGTTGACGTTGGCTTACCTTGTTGGTGCATTCTGTAGTGACGAGTAACAGTTCCGTGAGCGGCCTCTGCTTCCATCGTCTTTCCATCTGGAGTGATTAGAACAGAAGTCATAAGTCCAAGAGAACCGAAACCTTGAGCAACTGTATCTGACTGAACGTCTCCGTCGTAGTTTTTACATGCCCAAACGAAATCCCCATTCCACTTAAGAGCTGATGCAACCATATCGTCGATCAGTCTGTGTTCGTATGTGATTCCTAGAGACTCGAATTTTTTCTTGTAATCAGCTTGGTAGATTTCTTCGAAGATATCTTTGAAGCGACCATCGTACTTTTTAAGAATTGTATTTTTAGAAGAGAAGTATAGAGGCCATTTTTTTGTCATCGCCATGTTGAAACATGAGTGAGCAAATCCTTTGATAGATTCGTCAGTGTTGTACATTGCAAGAGCAACTCCATCACCTTTGAAGTTATAAACTTCTTTATGAATCTTTGTTCCGTCTTCACCTTCGAAAGTCATCGTTAACTTTCCTGGTCCTTTTGTCACGAAGTCAGTTGCGCGGTACTGGTCACCGAAAGCGTGACGACCGATCATGATTGGCTTAGTCCAGTTAGGAACAAGACGTGGAACGTTGTTGCAAATGATTGGCTCTCTGAAAACAGTTCCATCAAGAATGTTTCTGATTGTACCGTTTGGAGACTTCCACATTTCTTTTAGTTTGAATTCTTTTACGCGTTCTTCATCAGGAGTGATTGTCGCGCACTTGATACCAACGTTGTACTTCTTGATTGCTTCAGCAGCATCAACAGTTACTTGATCGTTAGTTTCATCTCTGTGTTCCATTCCTAAGTCGAAATACTTAATTTCAACGTCTAGGTACGGTAGGATTAGTTTGTCTTTGATGAATTTCCAGATGATTCTCGTCATCTCATCGCCATCAAGTTCGACAACCGGATTGGCCACTTTAATTTTTTTCATGCGCATATTCCTTATGGTGATTTTGTTGCTAAAATTTGAACTGATTCTAGCTAAGGAATAGGGGGGAAGTCGATATGCAGTGCCGTGGGTTAGGCCGCATTTACCTTTAAAATTTGAAGATATTTGTGAGCACGATCCAGAATAGGATTGAAATTGGCCGTTTGAACCACATATTCATTTGCGCCACTGAGAACCATCTCACGAATATCTGCCTCATCACTGTTTTTCGAGATAAACAAAATTGGTAATTCCGATTTTGACTTAGCAAGTCTTACCAGGCCGATCATCTCCTGCGCAGACATGTCGTGCATATCTTCGTTGATGATAATCATATTGAGCTGCTCTTTCATATGCTCAAGCAAGTGAAGCATATGAAAGCCACCTGTCACAAATTCTACTTCGAAGTTATCGACTCTGAGTTTACTCGCAAGATTATTCCTGAAAGTAACAGCTTCAGTAGCGATGATGATCCTAAATGCATCGGTCTTGATAGTTCCCATTTATTTTTTTCCGTACTTTTTAACAGCTCTCGTAACTAATTCTTCTGCTGTGGCCATCGCTTTTTTTGCTTCAGCTGCTGATTGGGTTTCACCTTTAAACTTTGGTGTCAGTACTGCGCTCTTAATATACTCTTCAGCAATTTTACCTTCTGGAGTTAAGCGTACTTTATCCCAGTGAAGTGAATCACCACCATAAAGAGTTTTCGCAAAGAATTTTGTCACTCCACCCATGTCGTTGATCTGCTTTTGAATACTCACCTTAATGGCCTGTTCACCAAAAGAAGGAGCGTTAATTAAAAGTTTAACGACCGTGTCTTTAATACCATTCATATTAGACTTGAATGGATCAGCGGACATATTCGCGCCATCGATTAAAGCAGGTTTTAGAAGTTTTTCCATAACCATATCTTTAACTTTTGATCCTTCAGGAGAGTTAAAAATCTCTTCGAAGTTTTCCTTCTTTAAAAGAATATTCCTCAAATCTTTCGGAACATCTTTTTCGGGAACATCAACCAATGCGTCTTGAACAGTTCCTCTTACAATCGCTTTAAGGAATTGATCCAGTCCACCACTTTGATATAGGAAATCAAGTAGCTCTTGTTTCGCTTTTTTAGATTTGGCCACATCACTTAAATCAACTGAAAGTTTTTTAATAACTCCATCAAGAGTTTGCTTTGCATTCTCAGGGTTGTACTCAATGTAATGAGCAATTAAATTCGCCAGAGGTTTAACATTTGAATCAATGTTGCTCTGTAACTCTGGAGTGTACGGAGAAGTAGGAAGTAGGGCACTTAAGCATGGAAGGAAATTTGAAAACTCCTGCTTAATCATAACTGTTGCAGCGTCTTTTTGATCAGAGCTCATCCAGCTATTGATATTACTTCTTACTAAGTTCATCCCACGATTTGTTAACCCATCAGTACAAACTGAAAGCTTTTGAGTCAGACCATCGCTCATCTTTACAGACTTAAGATCATCAAGACACTCGTAGTATTTGTCTAATGAAGCATCGATGTCTTTTTTCTGAGCATTGAATTCGTCAGTCCCTAAAGTTTGCTTCAATAGATAATTTAATTTTAATGTTCCAAGCGCTCTGGCAAAATCAAGAGCGAAGTCTTTTGTACAGTCGTCAAGTTTCGTGGCAAGAGCGTCGCCTTCAAGTTTAGAATCTGTACAGGCCATGAATTTATCTTCAACCGGTTTTAATTCTGCCGGAGTTTTATCAGCGTTCATTTGAACTTTTGTTTCTACACGACCATAGTTTACAACAATCGTCTGAGTGGCCGCTTTTTTAAGATTATCAATACATCCACTTTGTTTCGAACCACTCGACATACACTTCTTGAAATCTCCAAGAAGTTTTGTTCTGATGGAATCACGTTTTTCTTTCAGGTCAATTCCTGGACGATCTTTCAGGTATTCGTTAAGTGAAGTATCAATCTGATCTTGACCTACGATTAATGACATTGAAGCGGAAACTTTATCCGAACACGTGTAAAGGTTCTTAGTGTAGTCACCAATTGAGAACTCTTTTCCATCTTTTGTTCCAAGGCACTCGCCAAGAGATTTTTTAAACTGCACTTCAACCGATTTTTTATCATCGTCGCGGCCGTCGTACATACTCCCGACACTCTTATTGAATTGAATCTCTCCAAAGAAGAAAGCAATCTTCTTAACAGATCCTTTAATACAAGAGTTAACCTGATCCATCACCACGCCATTAGGCTTCTGGTCGATACATTCTTTGTTTGTTTTATTCAAATCATCAAGAAAACTTTTTACCTGAGCTTCTGTTACGCCCAGAGCTTTAAGTCCACCGGCCGATTGAAGATAGGCATTCACTTCTTTAGTAAAAGAAGCTTCTGCGATTTGTTTTGCTGCTTTAATTGTTAAAGCGTTACTACATTGTTCAAGTTTGTCATCAGTAGGGGCGTCTCCAATACATTTTGAAAACTCTTCCTGAACCAGGTCTTTCACTAGAGCATCGGTTGCTTCTTTTGAAAGCCCGTCACCGGCCGTCGATCTGATTTGAAAGTCAGCAACTTTCATCGCCACATTTCTTGTCAGTTTTCCTGTACAGCCATCAAGCTTGGCATTTAATTCATTAGATTCTGAAATATTTTTTGGAAGCTCTTTATCAATACATTGAGCAAGAGAGCTTACTGAAGATTTATTCAGTTCACTTTTTCCTGGCATATCTGCCGGTATGGCCTGGTCTAATTTGAGGGTTGCTACTTTCCCTGAAAAGTTAACAATCGATTTTCTTAAACACGCTTCACGTGCATCTGCTGATTGTTTATTATCCCAACATTGATCAAGGATCTTAACACCTTCGTTACCAACCTTTGTCGCTTGCGCGGGATCAGTTTTAAGTGATGTTGTGGCCGTCTTTTTAAATGTCTGAGAAACAACTTTGTATGTCACTTCGTTAGTGATGGCATTTTCACAAGGGGAGATGTCCAGCATCCCATCTTTTTTAGCGCCTTTCTTTTTTTGTGTTTCAGCACATGTCTTAAACTGTGCACTTTTTTCTGTTGCCAGTTTTTTTACTTCAGCAGTCGTGAAGGCACCAGCAATCGCTGGCGTGTTGGTAATTTTATCAAGAACTAATTGAGACCCGGCGTTTTGAACCAGGTTATCAATACACCCCATAAACTGGTCAGTGTATGAAACTTTTGAATTAACATCCGTTCCAACTTTCTGAGCGCACGAATCAAAGGCCGGCCATACCGCTTTTTTAATTTCGTTAGACTTAGCTGTTGATGAAGACTTTTCTTGAATGGTTTTTGTTAATGAAACATCTGTGACTTTTAAAACACCGGTTCTCATTGAAGAGAGAGCACAGTTCTTTACATCACCGGCCGTGGCCTTTGTGGTTGTGATACAAGACTTATAAAGATTGGCCTGTTCAATATTAAAAGGTGTTCTTTCTTTTTCTGGAAGATTGGCACTCAAGCTTGCGCGCGAGAGTTCGTAAACGAGTCCTACACCAGTACTAGGAACTAAGCTTGCTGTAAGAGCATCAATACAATGGCTGGCATCATATTGTGAGTTGGTAGACTTGGCCACGCAGGCATTAAAAGGGGCCACCAGTTTCTGGATCCACATACTTCTGCGAGCAGGGTCGGTGACACCTTCTTTCGCAAGAATTTTATCGGCGAGTTTTCCAATAAGATTGTTACCTAAGTAACCATAAAAATGAATCAGGTTGGCATCAGTTATGACAGCTAGGTTCGTTTGAATCCCTTGCTGAACGGTTCCTTTTAAAAAGTTATTGAGTTCGTCCTCTGAAGAAAAATACCCCTGAAGATCAGCTTTATAAGGAAGAATTTTTTCTATAACTTTCTTTTCAATATCAATATTGAAGGTACTGGCCGCACCGGCCATGATTTTTGATTTTACGGTCTGCATAGAAGAGGATGGTCTGTCATATGAAACAGGTGTCACCAACTCAATAGAGTCTAATTCTGCTGCTGAAATTTGAAATGACAACAGAGTCAGCACATTTGTCAGCATTATAGTTGGTAATCTTTTCATAAATTATTCCTAAACATTCTTCCTTGTGGTTTAACGGCATTCTTCGGCCATTTCTTTACAGATTTGGTCGGGAAATTGCCGCTTTTCCCAAAAATCAGATAGATAACTATTTTGGGTTAAGTGGCGAGTAAATAAATTTCGAATGTTACTAAAACGGGCAAATCGCTGGGCCCCTAGGCCAGCAAAAATCAATGAGGGTATGTATGAAGAACACGTTCTTAAAATTATCTGTATTATCTATGCTTTTCGCTCTTGCTAGCTGCGGTGGTGGCGGTGGAGGAGGCGGAGGTGGTGAAGTTTCTACTTATGGAAAGTATTCATCATCAACAATCTTAGCTTCTGATTTCGTATCAGCGCTTAACACTGTAGACGGAACTTATTCTAGTTCAGTTCAACTTTACACGAATGAAACACTAAGATCTAAGACAGCAGGACAAGATGACTGGTTTGTTATCTACGATGCAAAATTCTCTGAGTACAAAGCTGTAAGTTTACAATACGTTCGTACAATCGTTTATTACGATTACTACTCAAACAACAAAGCTGTTGCTGGTGAGTTCAGAAAAATCGAAAGCAATGATGTTGCTTCTGGAAACTTAAACGGTGACTACTACGGAAATAACTATGAAGTAGTTGATAGACTATCTTCTGGATACTACGAAGGACGTCGTTCAGGTTACCTGTATGAAGACGAAGCAGGATCAACTGACGTTTCTCTTCTTGCTAAAGAGCAAGATCAAAAAGCATTCTTCGCTAAAGCAGCTAAAGTTTCTTTCGTTTACAACGTAAGCCTAGAGACATCTATGTCAATGGTTACTCTTGGATCGAAAATCGAAAAAATGCTTTCAAAAGCTAACGGTGATTTAACTAAAGAAGACCAGGCAGCACTAATGGGAGATATGAAAACTCTTACAGGTGTTTCTCTTGAAGAAATCCAAAAAGCAGCTGAAGACTCATCTGTTAAAGCTGACGTGATCGCTAAGATCGCGGCTAAGCTTGGAACGTCTGCTTCTAACTTAGAGCAAAAAGTTCTTCCAGAAGTTTTCGGTATCACTCTTTAATCTCAAATTTTAAAGACAGTTTTACGAGGGCCCGCTTGATGCGGGCCCTTTTTTTGCCTGCGCTCTCCCAATAACCGAGTAAATCGGTGCCATAATGAATCCGAATTTCTGCAATCGGTGTCACATGGATTCTGAAAAAAATTAGATATTTATTAAATACTTACAAGTTGAGTGAAAGAGTCGACTAATTTTAAAACTATGTTAAAAATCTTTTTATGTCGCATTTAACGGCAATTCCTTAGGGGGGGATTTAACATGAATACACTTTTGAAATTATCTATGCTTGCTCTACTTGTTTCTCTTGCTAGCTGCGGTGGCGGCGGTGGTGGAGGCGGCGGAGGTGGTGGATCAACTACAACTCCATCAACTGGTGGGACAACTTCTACTTATGGTTCATACTCATCATCTAATATCCTTGCGAGTGACTTCGTATCAGCACTAAACTCAGTTGATAGCACTTACTCTTCTAAGGTTGAATTATATTCAAACGAAACATTAAGATCTAAGACTGCAGGACAAGATGACTGGTTTGTTATCTACGATGCAAAGTTCTCTGAGTATAAAGCTGTAAGCTTACAATATGTCCGTACAATCGTTTACTACGACTACTACTCTAACAACAAGGCCGTTGCCTCAGAATTCCGTAAAATCGAAAATAACGACGTTACAGCGGGTAACCTAAACGGTGACCGTTATGGTAACAGCTATGAAGTTGTTGATAGACAATCTTCTGGATACTACCAAGGTAGACAATCTGGTTACCTATATGAAGATGAAGTGGCTTCAACTGACGTATCTTTAATGGCAAAAGAACAAGAGCAATCAAAGTTCTACTCAAAGGCTGCTAAAATCTCTTTCGTATACAACGTAAGCTTAGAGACATCTATGTCGATGGTAACACTTGGATCGAAAATCGAAAAAATGTTAACACGTGCTAACGGTGAACTAACTCAAGAAGACCAGGTCGCACTTATGGGTGACATGAAAACTCTTACAGGTGTTACTCTTCAAGAGATCCAAAAAGCTGCTCAAGACCCAGCTGCTAAAGAAGACGTTATCGCAAAAATCGCTGATAAACTTGGAACATCTGCTTCGAACCTAGAGCAAAAAGTTCTTCCAGAAGTTTTCGGAATCACACTTTAATCAATTATCTATTAGACAATCATAAGACTGGGCCCTCGAATGAGGGCCTTTTATATATTCTCATTGTAAAAAATACTCAACGCCTTTTCTCTTCGCTATAGCAGAGCTAAAACCCACCTATATAAGTAAAGTGGGGTTGTTTATGTTTAAATATATTGTTTCAATGTTTGTAGGGTTAATGCTCTCAAATGCACAGGCATCTTACATCGTCGCTTCTTTTAATTCGAAAGAATTAGATACTAATAAACCAACTAGAGTTTTACTTGTAGGTCAGGGTGATGATTTGAAATTATTATTTCAAGAAGTCGCGACAGCTAAAGCAATCAAATATAAAGAGCAGTTCCCGGAAGATCAGATTCTTCTTATCGCTGTTAACGAAAAAGATGTAGGAAGTGAGTGGGCCTTAAAAAAATGGGGATTCACACTTCATAATATCGACCGTAGTACACTAGATGGAAAAGAATTTTTAAAAATCGCTGTGCCATTTAAAAAAATCAGATCTCTTGATATTTTCAGCCACAGTTCTGCTCAGTTCGGGGTTCACCTTGAAGGCCATGGGAACCGTCTTAACTTAAATACAAAAAACCTTGAAGACCTAAGACCTAATTTCATGAAAGACGCTTACGCTTACCTTCATGGATGTAACACTGGATTTAACCTAGCGCCGTACCTTTCAAATGTTTGGGGAATTCCAGTTGCAGGATCAATGACCTCGACAAATTTTCAAAAGCTTCATAGCGATGGAAACTTTTACTTATCAGAAGAAGGATTCGCTCCTAACTCTGCATGGGCAACTGAAAACACACTTTCATTTGCAGCTCCAATGGATTGCAAAGCTGGAACATGCCAAAGACTTAAGCCTGACAACACTCCATACG carries:
- a CDS encoding response regulator; amino-acid sequence: MGTIKTDAFRIIIATEAVTFRNNLASKLRVDNFEVEFVTGGFHMLHLLEHMKEQLNMIIINEDMHDMSAQEMIGLVRLAKSKSELPILFISKNSDEADIREMVLSGANEYVVQTANFNPILDRAHKYLQILKVNAA
- a CDS encoding isocitrate dehydrogenase (NADP(+)), translating into MKKIKVANPVVELDGDEMTRIIWKFIKDKLILPYLDVEIKYFDLGMEHRDETNDQVTVDAAEAIKKYNVGIKCATITPDEERVKEFKLKEMWKSPNGTIRNILDGTVFREPIICNNVPRLVPNWTKPIMIGRHAFGDQYRATDFVTKGPGKLTMTFEGEDGTKIHKEVYNFKGDGVALAMYNTDESIKGFAHSCFNMAMTKKWPLYFSSKNTILKKYDGRFKDIFEEIYQADYKKKFESLGITYEHRLIDDMVASALKWNGDFVWACKNYDGDVQSDTVAQGFGSLGLMTSVLITPDGKTMEAEAAHGTVTRHYRMHQQGKPTSTNPIASIFAWTRGLGHRAKLDGNTELAHFSETLEKVCVSTVESGKMTKDLAVCIYGDKVTADKYLTTEQFLDALDENLKKSLG